One window of the Burkholderia sp. FERM BP-3421 genome contains the following:
- a CDS encoding porin: MNKQHLLAASAAAGLSIAAPAAHAQSSVTLYGIMDAGLEFTNHAAPEGGNAVRLKSGNKNTSRWGLRGVEDLGGGLKAVFRLESGIDLANGGLDDGPDSIFGRRATIGLKGRWGELTLGRNFTTTYDYMLQFDPMGYAQNYSWATASTATGGRKDGLFTRSSNAVRYDGEYGGFKFGAMYGFGNIAGSVKASSKYDVALGYESGRFAAVVTFDRQNGAGDNVTPADPVDYIQGIHAGLSYDFGNLKTMAGYRNYRRTYHTTAATQLSDMYWVGGSYQFTPTFSLIGAVYHQDLKGGTDADPTLVSLRAQYALSKRTVLYAAGAFALAKHGRNVSVSRDVAGYASTQVGVTAGIQQRF, translated from the coding sequence ATGAACAAGCAGCACCTGCTGGCCGCCTCGGCGGCCGCCGGACTCTCGATCGCCGCGCCGGCCGCCCACGCACAATCGAGCGTCACGCTCTACGGGATCATGGATGCCGGCCTCGAGTTCACGAACCACGCCGCGCCGGAAGGCGGCAACGCGGTCCGCCTGAAATCGGGCAACAAGAACACCTCGCGCTGGGGCCTGCGCGGCGTCGAGGATCTCGGCGGTGGCCTGAAGGCCGTGTTCCGGCTCGAAAGCGGAATCGACCTCGCGAACGGCGGCCTCGACGACGGCCCCGACTCGATCTTCGGGCGGCGCGCGACGATCGGGCTCAAAGGCCGCTGGGGCGAACTGACGCTCGGGCGCAACTTCACGACCACCTACGACTACATGCTGCAGTTCGACCCGATGGGCTACGCGCAGAACTACTCGTGGGCCACGGCCTCGACCGCGACCGGCGGCCGCAAGGACGGCCTGTTCACGCGCTCGTCGAATGCGGTGCGCTATGACGGCGAATACGGCGGCTTCAAGTTCGGCGCGATGTACGGCTTCGGCAATATCGCCGGCAGCGTCAAGGCCAGTTCGAAATACGACGTCGCGCTGGGCTACGAAAGCGGCCGGTTCGCCGCCGTCGTCACGTTCGATCGCCAGAACGGCGCGGGCGACAACGTCACGCCGGCCGATCCGGTCGACTACATCCAGGGCATCCACGCGGGCCTCAGCTACGACTTCGGCAATCTGAAGACGATGGCGGGCTATCGCAACTATCGGCGCACGTACCACACCACGGCGGCGACGCAACTCAGCGACATGTACTGGGTCGGCGGCTCGTATCAGTTCACGCCGACCTTCTCGCTGATCGGCGCGGTCTATCACCAGGACCTCAAGGGCGGCACCGACGCCGACCCGACGCTCGTTTCGTTGCGCGCGCAATATGCGCTGTCGAAGCGCACCGTGCTGTACGCGGCGGGTGCATTCGCGCTGGCCAAGCATGGCCGGAACGTGAGCGTGTCGCGCGACGTGGCCGGGTATGCGAGCACGCAGGTCGGGGTCACGGCGGGTATCCAACAACGGTTCTGA
- a CDS encoding SAM-dependent methyltransferase: MDKSAGLISHGGETDASSPRAIASIKARLRAGSDLPAATLEKVLSLVDQLAEFELGRFMLVNRGLDAQWIHRIVTYRPGSLRAGAVPDLEYQVFENLPLMRATRERFGIFQTLLQERITPGSTLASVPCGWMGDLLLLDYAHCPDVRLMGIDLDPQALDGARALAAERGLGAQLSLHLADAWKLDLYAVADTLTSNGLDVYESDNARVAALYRKFHDALKPDGLLVASFLTPPPGCSAASPWDAAAIDPDALALQHLLFAQVIGVKWRNYHTYAQMREQLQHAGFVDIRFIDDRARMYPTVTARKRC; the protein is encoded by the coding sequence ATGGACAAGTCAGCGGGCCTGATCTCCCACGGCGGCGAGACCGATGCGTCGAGCCCACGCGCCATCGCCTCCATCAAGGCGCGGCTGCGCGCCGGCAGCGATCTTCCCGCTGCGACGCTGGAGAAGGTGCTGAGCCTGGTCGACCAACTGGCCGAATTCGAGCTGGGCAGATTCATGCTGGTCAATCGCGGGCTCGATGCGCAGTGGATACATCGCATCGTGACTTACCGGCCCGGCAGCCTGCGCGCGGGCGCCGTTCCCGATCTCGAATACCAGGTGTTCGAGAATCTGCCGCTGATGCGCGCGACGCGCGAACGCTTCGGGATCTTCCAGACCCTCCTGCAGGAGCGGATCACGCCGGGCAGTACGCTCGCATCGGTGCCGTGCGGATGGATGGGCGACTTGCTGCTGCTCGATTACGCACACTGCCCCGACGTCAGGCTGATGGGCATCGATCTCGACCCGCAGGCGCTCGACGGCGCGCGCGCACTCGCGGCGGAGCGCGGCCTCGGCGCGCAATTGAGCCTGCATCTCGCCGATGCATGGAAGCTGGACCTGTATGCGGTGGCCGATACGCTGACGAGCAACGGCCTCGACGTCTATGAATCGGACAACGCGCGCGTGGCCGCGCTGTACCGCAAGTTTCACGACGCCCTCAAGCCGGACGGTCTGTTGGTCGCGAGCTTCCTGACGCCGCCGCCCGGCTGCTCGGCCGCATCGCCGTGGGACGCCGCCGCCATCGACCCGGACGCGCTCGCGTTACAGCATCTGCTGTTCGCGCAGGTCATCGGCGTCAAGTGGCGCAACTACCATACCTATGCGCAGATGCGCGAGCAATTGCAGCATGCGGGCTTCGTCGACATCCGCTTCATCGACGACCGCGCGCGCATGTACCCGACCGTGACCGCGCGCAAGCGGTGCTGA
- a CDS encoding class I SAM-dependent methyltransferase yields MNPNASQHNQTIISQFSRQAVPFAALPGHSTSIRTLIDLCELNGTETVLDVACGPGLVANAFAEHAAHVTGLDLTPDMIEEARRRQPATLDNLDWRVGDIRALPFADASFSVVLTRYTFHHFLDPQAALREMMRVCRPGGRILIADIVQQPDKAAAYDHLELLRDPSHVHALTFAEMDALIAGSGLADIRTARYKIDTPLDPHLAASFPNPGDEAKIRDLFAAELEEDHLGLDVRRTGDGIVFSFPILVVTGIKPA; encoded by the coding sequence ATGAACCCAAACGCCAGCCAGCACAACCAGACCATCATCTCCCAGTTCTCCCGCCAGGCCGTTCCGTTCGCCGCACTGCCGGGCCATTCCACGTCGATCCGGACGCTGATCGACCTGTGCGAATTGAACGGCACGGAAACCGTGCTCGACGTCGCTTGCGGCCCCGGCCTCGTGGCCAATGCATTCGCCGAGCACGCGGCGCACGTCACGGGCCTCGACCTCACGCCGGACATGATCGAGGAAGCCCGCCGACGCCAGCCCGCCACGCTCGACAATCTCGACTGGCGGGTCGGCGACATCCGCGCGCTGCCGTTCGCGGACGCAAGCTTCTCGGTCGTCCTGACCCGCTACACGTTCCACCATTTTCTCGATCCGCAGGCGGCGCTGCGCGAGATGATGCGCGTCTGCCGGCCGGGCGGCCGGATCCTGATCGCCGACATCGTCCAACAGCCGGACAAGGCAGCAGCCTACGACCACCTCGAACTCCTGCGCGATCCGTCGCATGTGCATGCACTGACGTTCGCCGAGATGGACGCGCTGATCGCCGGCTCGGGGCTCGCGGACATCCGCACCGCACGCTACAAGATCGACACGCCGCTCGACCCGCACCTGGCGGCCTCGTTCCCGAACCCGGGCGATGAAGCGAAAATCCGCGACCTGTTCGCGGCGGAACTCGAAGAGGATCACCTGGGCCTCGACGTGCGCCGCACCGGCGACGGCATCGTCTTTTCGTTTCCGATCCTGGTCGTGACCGGCATCAAGCCGGCCTGA
- a CDS encoding ABC transporter ATP-binding protein: MDKLTVDNLFLSYGANPILKGVSFELKAGEVVCLLGASGSGKTTLLRAVAGLEQPSDGRIQLDGNVFFDGANRIDLPVERRALGLVFQSYALWPHRTVADNVGYGLKLRRVASDERQRRVQGALDQLGLGHLAQRYPHQLSGGQQQRVAIARALVYNPPVILLDEPLSNLDAKLREEARAWLRELIVSLGLSALCVTHDQSEAMAMSDRILLLRNGRIEQEGTPAELYGAPRSLYTAEFMGSNNRIDARVASIDGERVTLAGDGWQLQALARDTLQPGQDAQAVIRLERVQVADGPGANRLQAELVTSMYLGDRWEYLFHCGALRLRAFGQVPRAAGRHWIEFPANDCWAFAKAG, from the coding sequence ATGGATAAGCTGACCGTCGACAACCTCTTTCTCAGCTACGGCGCGAACCCGATCCTCAAGGGCGTGTCGTTCGAACTGAAGGCGGGCGAAGTGGTCTGCCTGCTCGGCGCGTCGGGCAGCGGCAAGACCACGCTGCTGCGCGCGGTGGCCGGCCTCGAACAGCCGTCGGACGGCCGCATCCAGCTCGACGGCAACGTCTTCTTCGACGGCGCGAACCGCATCGACCTGCCGGTCGAGCGGCGCGCGCTCGGCCTCGTGTTCCAGTCCTACGCGCTGTGGCCGCACCGCACGGTCGCGGACAACGTCGGCTACGGGCTCAAGCTGCGCCGCGTCGCGTCCGACGAGCGGCAGCGCCGCGTACAAGGCGCGCTCGATCAACTCGGGCTCGGCCACCTCGCGCAACGCTATCCGCACCAGCTGTCCGGCGGCCAGCAACAGCGCGTCGCGATCGCGCGCGCACTGGTCTACAACCCGCCCGTGATCCTGCTCGACGAACCGCTGTCGAATCTCGATGCGAAGCTGCGCGAGGAGGCGCGCGCGTGGCTGCGCGAGCTGATCGTGTCGCTCGGGCTGTCCGCGCTGTGCGTGACGCACGATCAATCGGAAGCGATGGCGATGTCGGATCGCATCCTGCTGCTGCGCAACGGCCGCATCGAGCAGGAAGGCACGCCCGCCGAGTTGTACGGCGCGCCGCGCTCGCTCTACACGGCCGAATTCATGGGCAGCAACAACCGCATCGATGCGCGCGTCGCGTCGATCGACGGCGAGCGCGTGACGCTCGCGGGCGACGGCTGGCAACTGCAGGCGCTCGCGCGCGACACCTTGCAACCGGGCCAGGACGCGCAGGCCGTGATCCGGCTCGAACGCGTCCAGGTCGCGGACGGGCCCGGCGCGAACCGCCTGCAGGCGGAACTCGTGACCTCGATGTATCTCGGCGATCGCTGGGAATACCTGTTCCACTGCGGCGCGCTGCGCCTGCGCGCATTCGGGCAGGTGCCGCGCGCGGCGGGCCGCCACTGGATCGAGTTCCCGGCGAACGACTGCTGGGCGTTCGCGAAGGCGGGCTGA
- a CDS encoding branched-chain amino acid ABC transporter substrate-binding protein, with amino-acid sequence MVVGTAAILCSIAAADALADQVVKIGSVEPLTGGIAHLGKDNENGARLAVEEINAKGLTIGGQKITLQLDGQDDAADPRTATQVAQKLVDDKVVAVIGHLNSGTSIPASKIYSDAGIVQISPSATNPAYTQQGFKTTYRVVATDAQQGPALASYAQSKGIKSVAVVDDSTAYGQGLANQFEKKAKVLGLKVLSHDATNDKAVDFRAILTKIKGENPDAIMYGGMDATGGPFAKQARQLGLRAKIFSGDGVCTEQLSDLAGEAVENIVCSQAGAALEKMPGGAAFLAKYQKRFGQAIKFDAPFAYDAVYIVVDAMKRANSVDPAKILAAMPATDYKGVIGQTMFDAKGDLKQSVISLYSYKNLKKTFLDEVKM; translated from the coding sequence ATGGTGGTGGGTACGGCAGCGATCCTGTGTTCCATTGCGGCGGCCGATGCGCTGGCCGATCAGGTCGTCAAGATCGGCAGCGTGGAGCCACTGACCGGCGGGATCGCTCACCTGGGCAAGGACAACGAAAACGGCGCGCGTCTCGCAGTCGAGGAAATCAACGCGAAGGGCCTGACGATCGGCGGCCAGAAGATCACGCTGCAACTCGACGGCCAGGACGACGCGGCCGATCCGCGCACGGCCACGCAGGTCGCGCAGAAGCTCGTGGACGACAAGGTCGTGGCGGTCATCGGCCACCTGAACTCGGGCACCTCGATCCCGGCGTCGAAGATCTACAGCGATGCAGGCATCGTGCAGATCTCGCCGTCGGCGACCAACCCGGCCTACACGCAGCAAGGCTTCAAGACCACCTATCGCGTGGTCGCGACCGATGCGCAGCAAGGCCCGGCGCTCGCGAGCTACGCGCAATCGAAGGGCATCAAGAGCGTGGCCGTGGTCGACGATTCGACCGCCTACGGCCAGGGTCTCGCGAACCAGTTCGAGAAGAAGGCGAAGGTGCTCGGCCTCAAGGTGCTGTCGCACGACGCGACCAACGACAAGGCGGTCGACTTCCGCGCGATCCTGACCAAGATCAAGGGCGAGAACCCGGACGCGATCATGTACGGCGGCATGGATGCGACGGGCGGCCCGTTCGCGAAGCAGGCGAGGCAACTGGGCCTGCGCGCGAAGATCTTCTCGGGCGACGGCGTGTGCACCGAGCAGCTGTCCGATCTCGCGGGCGAAGCGGTCGAGAACATCGTCTGCTCGCAGGCGGGCGCGGCGCTCGAGAAGATGCCGGGCGGCGCGGCGTTCCTCGCGAAGTATCAGAAGCGCTTCGGCCAGGCGATCAAGTTCGATGCGCCGTTCGCGTATGACGCGGTGTATATCGTCGTCGATGCGATGAAGCGCGCGAATTCGGTCGATCCGGCCAAGATTCTCGCGGCGATGCCGGCGACGGACTACAAGGGCGTGATCGGTCAGACGATGTTCGATGCGAAGGGCGACCTGAAGCAGAGCGTGATCTCGCTGTACAGCTACAAGAACCTCAAGAAGACCTTCCTCGACGAAGTGAAGATGTGA